The following proteins are co-located in the Methanobrevibacter sp. genome:
- a CDS encoding V-type ATP synthase subunit C produces MADGIATVISSLGLTTETFLVFCVIAILVVGAVVVIITSRPILDIYPYLNPSARVRARKGRLFNDKQISELVETNNVEEVENYLKGMPEYADVLDDYPLDKALDVERANTYDFVARLAPKDIKDPFVVMSKKADIDNIKSLLTAKEVGLSAEETKELLIPCGSLYGDLESLADAGSVTDVITSLDGTEYAAALEDALPQYESTNMILPLESALDKYYLGKLLRSTDVPSDENKQILYSYVGTQVDVANLKLIIRAKEDGLDYDAISPYILEEGYQLREWKLKDLMESPDVTNVVSGLEGTKYAGALTEVMPVYNETGSVAVFEKALDMYTSDYSKSLASKKPLGIGPIIGYLSQKENEIKNLKIIARAKREADFPNDKIMEMLI; encoded by the coding sequence ATGGCAGATGGAATTGCTACCGTAATAAGTTCATTAGGCCTTACAACAGAAACCTTTTTGGTATTCTGTGTAATCGCAATACTTGTTGTTGGTGCAGTAGTTGTAATCATTACATCCAGACCAATTTTGGACATTTATCCTTATCTTAACCCAAGTGCAAGAGTAAGAGCTAGAAAAGGAAGATTATTTAATGATAAACAAATTTCTGAACTTGTTGAAACCAACAATGTTGAAGAAGTTGAAAATTATCTTAAAGGTATGCCTGAATACGCTGATGTTTTGGATGACTATCCACTTGATAAAGCATTAGACGTAGAACGTGCTAACACTTATGACTTCGTTGCAAGATTAGCTCCTAAAGATATCAAAGATCCATTTGTTGTAATGTCTAAAAAAGCAGACATCGACAACATTAAAAGTCTTTTAACCGCTAAAGAAGTTGGCCTCTCAGCAGAGGAAACAAAAGAATTATTAATTCCTTGCGGATCATTATATGGAGATTTAGAATCTTTAGCTGATGCTGGTAGTGTAACTGATGTAATCACAAGTTTAGACGGCACTGAATATGCTGCAGCTTTAGAAGATGCTCTTCCACAGTATGAATCTACTAACATGATTCTTCCTTTAGAATCTGCGTTAGATAAATATTATTTGGGCAAATTATTACGTTCTACAGATGTTCCTTCTGATGAAAATAAACAAATTTTATATTCTTATGTTGGAACTCAAGTTGATGTAGCTAATCTTAAACTAATTATAAGGGCAAAAGAAGATGGCCTTGATTATGACGCAATCTCTCCTTATATATTAGAAGAAGGATACCAATTACGTGAATGGAAACTTAAAGATTTAATGGAATCTCCTGATGTTACAAATGTAGTGTCTGGACTTGAAGGAACAAAATATGCTGGTGCATTAACTGAAGTAATGCCAGTTTACAATGAAACTGGTTCAGTTGCTGTATTTGAAAAAGCATTGGACATGTACACTTCAGATTATTCAAAATCTTTAGCATCTAAAAAACCATTAGGAATTGGTCCAATTATTGGTTATTTAAGTCAAAAAGAAAATGAAATTAAAAATTTAAAAATTATTGCAAGAGCTAAAAGAGAAGCTGACTTCCCTAATGATAAAATCATGGAGATGTTAATATGA
- a CDS encoding biotin transporter BioY, translated as MNMENYYSTRKNVFERIQDASTATKLLMSLMMACFTGLMAQIIIPLPWTPVPITAQTFAVLCSGLFLGKKYGCLSQILYVVLGIAFVPWFGGMTGGLEVFLGSTGGFLIGFIIASYFIGYITERYAKARNFTRMAVVIGIANFALIYIPGLAGLALWMSYQGMAFSVFDLLMMGLVPFIVGDIVKILGAASVSKVFLPKD; from the coding sequence ATCAATATGGAAAATTATTACAGTACTAGAAAAAATGTATTTGAAAGAATACAGGATGCAAGTACTGCAACTAAATTACTCATGTCATTGATGATGGCATGTTTCACAGGTTTAATGGCTCAAATCATTATACCGCTCCCATGGACTCCAGTTCCTATAACTGCTCAAACATTTGCAGTATTATGTTCTGGTTTATTCTTAGGTAAAAAATACGGATGTTTAAGTCAAATCTTATATGTCGTTTTAGGTATTGCATTTGTTCCTTGGTTTGGAGGAATGACCGGAGGACTTGAAGTATTCTTAGGATCCACCGGAGGATTCCTTATAGGATTCATAATTGCATCATACTTTATAGGATATATAACTGAAAGATATGCAAAAGCACGTAACTTTACAAGAATGGCTGTTGTTATTGGAATTGCAAACTTTGCTCTCATCTACATACCAGGATTAGCTGGTCTCGCATTATGGATGAGCTACCAAGGCATGGCATTTAGTGTATTTGACCTATTGATGATGGGTCTTGTTCCATTCATTGTAGGGGACATTGTAAAAATATTAGGTGCTGCATCAGTATCTAAAGTATTTTTACCAAAAGACTAA
- a CDS encoding ATP-grasp domain-containing protein: MEKLLLIGIDTRSMLNSALQLNYDVYSSSYFSTSDTPQIKNQKIILNESENESCGNFDDQFDGKTLIDISRDFIDEVDYIIPISGVSPSDFKKSDSRKILGNRDVKDIENKFRFYEKIKDDFLTPKTFSINDIDEAIEISKNYDESRFILKPAQGSGGYDINLLNNNTDIQINKGEFILQEYVEGISLSSSVLSTNMNVKTAVNTRLLTENDFGIKNSFIYIGNILPLTCKSIMADVNDVDSINNTMNKTSENLIRKFNLIGSNGVDYIHNENGLYVIEINPRLQGTFECVEMSLGINMLYAHIRACQGELIEIPEPKLYSYKKIIYSPTRMKYQKIDLDNIYDLPHIGSITEKSEPLLTIIDCDEDFEKLYEKVESSSKKVNRESIRYQLDA, from the coding sequence ATGGAAAAGCTTTTACTTATTGGTATTGATACAAGAAGTATGCTTAACAGTGCATTACAATTAAATTATGATGTTTATTCAAGCAGCTATTTTTCAACTTCAGACACACCACAAATCAAAAATCAAAAGATTATTCTTAATGAAAGTGAAAATGAAAGTTGTGGAAATTTCGATGATCAGTTTGACGGAAAAACATTAATTGACATCTCAAGAGATTTTATTGATGAAGTGGATTATATCATACCTATATCAGGAGTTTCACCCAGTGATTTCAAAAAGTCAGATTCCAGAAAGATTTTAGGAAACCGTGATGTTAAAGACATCGAAAACAAGTTCCGGTTTTATGAAAAAATTAAAGATGATTTTTTAACTCCTAAGACTTTTAGTATAAATGATATAGATGAAGCTATTGAAATAAGTAAAAATTATGATGAAAGTCGATTTATTTTAAAACCCGCACAAGGAAGTGGAGGGTATGACATAAATCTTTTAAATAATAATACTGATATTCAAATAAACAAAGGCGAATTTATTTTACAGGAATACGTTGAAGGAATAAGTCTAAGTTCATCAGTACTTTCAACAAATATGAACGTGAAAACAGCAGTCAACACAAGATTACTGACTGAAAACGATTTTGGAATAAAAAACAGTTTCATATATATTGGAAACATCCTGCCATTGACTTGCAAGTCCATAATGGCTGACGTTAATGACGTGGACAGTATAAACAATACAATGAACAAAACTTCCGAAAATCTGATACGTAAATTCAATTTAATAGGATCCAATGGTGTTGACTATATTCATAATGAAAACGGGTTATATGTAATTGAAATCAACCCAAGACTGCAGGGCACTTTTGAATGTGTTGAAATGTCACTTGGAATAAACATGCTATATGCACACATCAGGGCATGTCAGGGCGAACTTATTGAAATTCCAGAGCCTAAATTATATTCATATAAAAAAATTATTTATTCCCCAACACGAATGAAATATCAAAAAATAGATTTGGACAACATATATGACCTTCCCCACATAGGATCAATTACCGAAAAATCAGAACCATTGCTTACAATAATTGACTGTGATGAAGATTTTGAAAAATTATATGAAAAAGTAGAATCATCCAGTAAAAAAGTAAATAGAGAGTCTATAAGATACCAACTAGATGCATAA
- a CDS encoding ATP synthase subunit A produces the protein MIIEGNIIKIAGPVIVADGMRGAQMLEMVRVGDEKLIGEIIELEGDTATIQVYEETAGIQPGEVVECTGGALSVELGPGVMSSIFDGIQRPLRIIREESGDFIARGIDVDSVNKEKKWTFKPVAKVGDVLKGGDVLGEVQETTAVLHKIMVPPALEGEVTEIAAEGDYTVLEDIATVGGEKVQMLQKWPVKRSRPYVRKLDPDVPLVTGQRAQDTFFSVAKGGAAAIPGPFGSGKTVTQQQLAKWADADIVVYIGCGERGNEMTEVLTEFPFLDDPKTGNPLMDRTVLIANTSNMPVAAREACVYTGITIAEYYRDQGYDVALMADSTSRWAEAMREISGRLEEMPGEEGYPAYLASRLAQFYERAGRVETIGSEPHIASISVVGAVSPPGGDLSEPVTQNTLRICKVFWALDASLADKRHFPSIDWLQSYSLYVDSIEGWWAENVAADWRATRDQAMSLLQKESELQEIVQLVGPDALPETDQATLETTRMLREDFLQQNAFDDVDTYCAPDKQYKMLKTILLFYKESLAAVNRGAPIANIVALPVKEEIGKMKYIPQEEFDAKIADIQAAITKQCSEA, from the coding sequence ATGATTATTGAAGGAAATATTATTAAGATTGCTGGGCCTGTTATTGTCGCAGATGGTATGAGAGGGGCTCAGATGCTTGAGATGGTTAGGGTAGGTGACGAGAAGCTTATCGGGGAAATCATTGAGCTTGAAGGTGACACCGCAACTATCCAAGTATATGAAGAAACAGCCGGTATCCAACCGGGTGAAGTAGTTGAATGTACTGGTGGAGCATTATCCGTAGAACTCGGTCCTGGTGTAATGAGTTCTATTTTTGACGGTATTCAAAGACCTTTAAGAATCATCAGAGAAGAATCTGGTGATTTCATTGCAAGAGGTATTGATGTAGACTCAGTTAACAAAGAGAAAAAATGGACTTTCAAACCTGTAGCTAAAGTCGGTGATGTTTTAAAAGGTGGAGACGTACTTGGTGAAGTACAAGAAACTACCGCAGTTTTACACAAAATTATGGTTCCTCCAGCTCTTGAAGGTGAAGTTACCGAAATTGCAGCTGAAGGAGATTACACTGTATTAGAAGACATTGCTACTGTTGGTGGCGAAAAAGTTCAAATGCTCCAAAAATGGCCTGTAAAAAGAAGCCGTCCTTATGTTAGAAAATTAGACCCTGATGTACCTTTAGTAACTGGTCAAAGAGCACAAGATACTTTCTTCTCTGTAGCTAAAGGTGGGGCAGCAGCTATCCCTGGACCATTCGGATCAGGTAAAACTGTTACACAACAACAATTAGCTAAATGGGCAGACGCAGACATCGTTGTATATATTGGATGTGGAGAACGTGGTAACGAAATGACTGAAGTACTTACTGAATTCCCATTCCTTGACGACCCTAAAACTGGTAACCCATTGATGGACAGGACAGTTCTTATTGCAAACACCTCAAACATGCCGGTAGCGGCTCGTGAAGCATGTGTATATACTGGAATTACTATTGCAGAATATTACCGTGACCAAGGTTACGACGTTGCACTTATGGCAGATTCAACCTCAAGATGGGCTGAAGCTATGAGGGAAATTTCTGGAAGATTAGAAGAAATGCCTGGGGAAGAAGGTTACCCAGCATACTTAGCATCCAGATTAGCTCAATTCTATGAAAGAGCAGGAAGAGTAGAAACTATTGGTTCAGAACCACACATTGCATCCATTTCTGTAGTTGGTGCAGTATCCCCTCCTGGTGGGGACTTGTCCGAACCTGTTACTCAAAACACATTACGTATCTGTAAAGTGTTCTGGGCATTAGATGCATCCCTTGCGGATAAACGTCACTTCCCTTCAATTGACTGGTTACAAAGTTATTCCTTATACGTAGACAGTATTGAAGGCTGGTGGGCTGAAAACGTAGCAGCAGATTGGAGAGCAACTCGTGACCAAGCTATGAGTTTATTACAAAAAGAATCTGAGTTACAAGAAATTGTACAATTAGTTGGTCCTGATGCATTACCTGAAACTGACCAAGCTACTTTAGAAACTACTCGTATGTTAAGAGAAGATTTCTTACAACAAAATGCATTTGACGATGTAGATACATACTGTGCACCTGATAAACAGTACAAAATGTTAAAAACCATTTTATTATTCTACAAAGAATCTCTTGCAGCTGTTAACAGAGGAGCTCCAATTGCAAACATTGTAGCATTACCTGTTAAAGAAGAAATCGGTAAAATGAAATACATACCACAAGAAGAATTTGATGCAAAAATTGCAGATATTCAAGCAGCAATTACTAAACAATGCAGTGAGGCTTAA
- a CDS encoding V-type ATP synthase subunit D: MAQDIIDGINPTRMELLSLKNRTKLAVKGHGLLKEKRDALIKEFFDILDRVKGIRENAEKSLKEANDALIEAQIAMGDLAVRKAALSVKESIDVDITSRSVMGVAVPVTDVKMEKRSIIDRGYGFADTTIQLDEAAKKYEESIKYLIELGEVEKTIFLLAEEIEATKRRVNALEHIMIPRFQNTEKYIDMRLQEMERENFVRLKMIRSTIEKNEKAAAAAAAAENDEA; encoded by the coding sequence ATGGCACAAGATATTATAGATGGAATTAATCCAACTCGTATGGAATTATTATCCCTTAAAAACAGGACTAAACTTGCTGTAAAAGGGCATGGTTTACTCAAAGAAAAAAGGGATGCATTAATTAAAGAGTTTTTTGATATCTTGGATCGTGTCAAAGGTATTCGTGAAAACGCAGAAAAAAGTCTAAAAGAAGCAAACGATGCATTAATTGAAGCTCAAATCGCAATGGGTGATTTGGCTGTTAGAAAAGCAGCATTATCTGTTAAAGAATCCATTGATGTTGATATTACTTCAAGAAGTGTTATGGGAGTAGCAGTACCTGTAACTGATGTCAAAATGGAAAAAAGATCCATTATTGATAGGGGTTACGGTTTCGCTGACACTACCATTCAATTAGACGAAGCTGCAAAGAAATATGAGGAATCTATTAAGTACTTAATCGAACTGGGTGAAGTGGAAAAAACTATTTTCCTCCTCGCTGAAGAAATCGAAGCTACTAAACGTAGAGTAAATGCTTTGGAACATATTATGATTCCAAGATTCCAAAATACTGAAAAGTATATTGATATGAGACTCCAAGAAATGGAAAGGGAAAACTTCGTTAGATTGAAAATGATTAGATCTACTATTGAGAAAAATGAAAAAGCTGCTGCGGCTGCTGCTGCAGCTGAAAATGATGAAGCTTAA
- a CDS encoding V-type ATP synthase subunit E — MSSGTDKIVSSIMSEAQEKADVIIQDANADASAISEKAAKTAEAEKVKILENGKKQSDMRYQQIISEAKMNARRAKLGAKEEVIDAAFNQATGELKAIAASGDDNYEIALSKMIKEAADEIGTNDLIIHLNEADTNKFKQDLSSSDSFELDGIKFTLGEPIKAIGGAILKTSNGDIEVNNTIEARLERFKSILRSEVAEVLFK, encoded by the coding sequence ATGAGCTCAGGCACAGATAAAATTGTTTCAAGCATTATGTCTGAAGCCCAAGAGAAAGCTGATGTAATCATTCAAGATGCAAACGCTGACGCTTCAGCTATTAGCGAAAAAGCTGCAAAAACTGCTGAAGCAGAAAAAGTTAAAATTTTAGAAAATGGTAAAAAACAATCTGATATGAGATATCAGCAAATTATCTCTGAAGCTAAGATGAATGCTCGTAGAGCAAAATTAGGCGCTAAAGAAGAAGTAATTGATGCGGCTTTCAATCAAGCAACTGGAGAATTAAAAGCTATTGCTGCTTCTGGTGATGACAATTATGAAATTGCATTATCAAAAATGATTAAAGAAGCTGCTGATGAAATTGGAACAAATGATTTAATTATCCATTTAAACGAAGCCGATACAAACAAGTTTAAACAAGATTTATCTTCATCTGATAGTTTTGAATTAGATGGTATAAAATTCACTTTAGGTGAACCTATCAAAGCTATTGGTGGTGCAATTTTAAAAACCAGTAATGGAGATATCGAAGTTAACAATACTATAGAAGCTAGATTAGAAAGATTTAAAAGTATCTTACGTAGTGAAGTTGCTGAAGTTTTATTTAAATAA
- the dnaG gene encoding DNA primase DnaG codes for MGKGEELTTTKYLIHAQITANGIVEKPDVVGAVFGQTEGLLSNDLDLRELQRTGRIGRIQVNIHSNSGRAKGEIVIPSSLDRVETAILAASLETINRVGPCEAEIQTLKVEDVRAVKREQVVNRAKEIYKNMVESVGPASMKMIEEVREAMRVHEISEYGDDRLPAGPSIHTSDAIIVVEGRSDVLNLLKYGIKNTVAVEGVSVPQSIGELSKKRTTTAFVDGDRGGELILKELLQIGEVDYITRAPKGKEVEDLEKDEVLVALRDKVPTAQFLANHNILNENNKRDNRRQDRRNKKHQKYSRQQPPVEEPVIEDDEITLMKDMLKEFEGTGSGAILDEALNMTKEVEVEEIYEEIKNIEGNADTVIFDGVISQRLVDVASQKGIKKLVAFNSVNIVKKPQNIQLITID; via the coding sequence ATGGGAAAAGGTGAAGAATTAACAACAACAAAATATTTAATCCATGCTCAAATTACAGCTAATGGAATTGTTGAAAAACCTGATGTTGTTGGTGCAGTATTCGGACAAACTGAAGGTTTGCTCAGCAATGATTTAGATTTAAGAGAGCTTCAACGTACTGGAAGAATTGGTAGAATTCAAGTTAATATCCATTCCAATAGTGGAAGAGCAAAAGGTGAAATTGTAATTCCATCCAGTTTAGATAGAGTTGAAACCGCCATTCTCGCAGCATCTTTAGAAACCATCAATCGTGTTGGACCTTGTGAAGCTGAAATCCAAACCTTAAAGGTTGAGGATGTAAGAGCTGTCAAAAGAGAACAAGTTGTCAACCGTGCAAAAGAAATTTACAAAAATATGGTTGAAAGCGTTGGTCCTGCAAGTATGAAAATGATTGAGGAAGTAAGAGAAGCAATGCGCGTTCATGAAATTTCTGAATATGGAGATGATCGCTTACCAGCAGGCCCTAGCATCCACACATCAGATGCAATCATTGTAGTAGAAGGCCGTAGCGATGTATTAAACTTACTCAAATACGGAATTAAAAATACTGTAGCTGTTGAAGGAGTTAGTGTGCCTCAATCCATTGGAGAACTAAGTAAAAAAAGAACAACCACCGCATTTGTTGACGGAGACAGAGGTGGAGAACTCATCTTAAAAGAACTTTTACAGATTGGAGAAGTTGATTACATCACAAGAGCTCCAAAAGGAAAAGAAGTTGAAGACCTGGAAAAAGATGAAGTTTTAGTTGCTCTAAGAGATAAAGTTCCAACAGCACAATTTTTAGCAAATCACAATATCCTTAACGAAAACAACAAAAGAGATAACAGAAGACAAGACAGACGCAACAAAAAACATCAGAAATATTCCCGCCAACAGCCACCTGTCGAAGAGCCTGTCATTGAAGATGATGAAATCACATTAATGAAAGACATGCTAAAAGAATTCGAAGGTACAGGAAGCGGAGCAATATTAGATGAAGCATTGAATATGACTAAAGAAGTTGAAGTAGAAGAAATCTATGAAGAAATCAAAAACATAGAAGGAAATGCTGATACTGTAATTTTTGATGGTGTAATCAGCCAAAGATTAGTGGACGTTGCATCACAAAAAGGAATTAAAAAATTAGTCGCATTTAACTCTGTCAACATTGTTAAAAAACCACAAAACATTCAACTAATTACTATTGATTAA
- a CDS encoding V-type ATP synthase subunit K (produces ATP from ADP in the presence of a proton gradient across the membrane; the K subunit is a nonenzymatic component which binds the dimeric form by interacting with the G and E subunits), whose amino-acid sequence MVEMGLGAALAAIGAGVAIGFAGLGSGLGQGMAAAGSVGAVAEDNDMFARGIIFSALPETQAIYGFLVAILLLVFSGLLGGDATKLTLEAGIVAIGVGASIGFAGLGSGMGQGMAAASSVGAIVEDNDMFARGIIFSALPETQAIYGFLIAILLMVFGGILG is encoded by the coding sequence ATGGTAGAAATGGGTTTAGGAGCTGCTTTAGCCGCAATTGGTGCTGGAGTAGCAATCGGTTTTGCTGGATTAGGTTCCGGTTTAGGTCAAGGTATGGCAGCTGCTGGTTCTGTAGGAGCAGTTGCAGAAGACAATGACATGTTTGCAAGAGGTATTATTTTCTCTGCATTACCAGAAACTCAGGCTATTTACGGTTTCTTGGTTGCAATTTTATTACTTGTATTTTCAGGATTATTAGGTGGAGACGCAACTAAATTAACCCTTGAAGCAGGTATTGTTGCAATAGGTGTAGGTGCATCCATTGGTTTCGCTGGTTTAGGTTCCGGTATGGGTCAAGGTATGGCTGCAGCATCATCTGTTGGTGCAATTGTAGAAGATAATGATATGTTTGCACGTGGTATTATTTTCTCTGCATTACCAGAGACACAAGCTATTTACGGTTTCTTGATTGCTATTTTACTTATGGTATTCGGTGGAATCTTAGGTTAA
- a CDS encoding V-type ATP synthase subunit B: MNTNIKTREYTTVSEVSGPLMVVEGVEGVGYNEIVDIETPTGEKRSGQVLEVTKDVAVIQVFEGTNDLNTKDTKTRFTGQTAKIGVSRDMMGRIFNGIGKPIDGGPEIIPDEELDINGAPMNPASREFPEEFIQTGISTIDGMNTLVRGQKLPIFSGSGLPHNDLAVQIARQAKVLGADDEFAVIFAAMGITNEEANFFMRDFERTGALEKLTVFMNLADDPAIERILTPKMALTTAEYYAFTLGMQVLVILTDMTNYCEALREISAAREEVPGRRGYPGYMYTDLAGIYERAGRIDGKEGSITQMPILVMPQDDITHPIPDLTGYITEGQIVLSREISRKGIYPPVDVLPSLSRLMSGGIGGDKTRDDHSGVSDQLYSAYAEGRELRDLVAVVGEEALTERDQKFLEFAQAFEDQFITQSKDEDRTIFETLDLGWSLLKILPKSELKRVKEEFVEQYLPKDD; encoded by the coding sequence ATGAATACAAATATTAAAACTAGAGAATATACTACTGTATCTGAAGTCTCAGGTCCTTTAATGGTTGTTGAAGGAGTAGAAGGCGTTGGTTACAATGAAATTGTAGATATTGAAACACCTACTGGTGAAAAAAGAAGTGGACAAGTTCTAGAAGTAACTAAAGATGTTGCTGTTATTCAAGTTTTCGAAGGAACTAATGATTTAAACACTAAAGATACAAAAACCAGATTCACTGGTCAAACCGCAAAAATCGGTGTATCCAGAGACATGATGGGACGTATCTTTAACGGTATCGGTAAACCTATTGACGGCGGACCTGAAATTATTCCTGATGAAGAATTAGATATTAACGGGGCACCAATGAACCCTGCATCCCGTGAATTCCCAGAAGAATTTATTCAAACTGGTATCTCTACCATTGACGGAATGAACACATTAGTAAGAGGACAAAAACTTCCTATTTTCTCAGGATCAGGTTTACCTCACAACGATTTAGCTGTACAAATTGCAAGACAAGCTAAAGTATTGGGTGCTGACGACGAGTTCGCAGTAATTTTCGCAGCTATGGGTATTACCAACGAAGAAGCAAACTTCTTTATGAGAGACTTCGAACGTACTGGAGCATTAGAAAAATTAACAGTATTCATGAACTTAGCAGATGACCCTGCTATTGAAAGAATCTTAACTCCAAAAATGGCTTTGACTACTGCTGAATATTATGCATTTACCTTAGGTATGCAAGTATTAGTTATCTTAACAGATATGACTAACTACTGTGAAGCTTTAAGGGAAATTTCCGCAGCAAGAGAAGAAGTACCTGGAAGAAGAGGTTACCCTGGTTACATGTACACTGACCTTGCAGGTATCTATGAAAGAGCAGGACGTATCGACGGTAAAGAAGGTTCTATTACTCAAATGCCTATCTTAGTTATGCCTCAAGACGATATTACTCACCCAATTCCGGACTTAACCGGTTATATTACTGAAGGACAAATTGTATTAAGTAGGGAAATTTCCCGTAAAGGTATTTACCCTCCTGTAGACGTACTTCCTTCACTTTCTCGTTTGATGAGTGGTGGTATCGGTGGAGACAAAACTAGGGATGACCACAGTGGTGTATCTGACCAGCTTTATTCCGCATATGCTGAAGGTCGTGAATTAAGAGACCTCGTTGCGGTTGTAGGGGAAGAAGCACTTACTGAAAGGGATCAAAAATTCTTAGAATTTGCTCAAGCATTTGAAGACCAATTCATTACCCAAAGTAAAGATGAAGACAGAACAATCTTCGAAACATTAGACCTTGGTTGGAGTTTACTTAAAATCTTACCTAAATCCGAACTCAAAAGGGTTAAAGAAGAATTTGTTGAACAATACCTTCCAAAAGATGACTAA
- a CDS encoding DUF1284 domain-containing protein: MKLVLRGHHLLCLKGFQGYGYSEDFVKNMIEVNAKRKSENTIISLTDSPDDICKACPNLNNDLCENQTQNKRIVEMDRKVLKKLNSSEDFNALELFEKIDTIFNTKESVSKICFNCSWHDKCLFYQNL, translated from the coding sequence ATGAAACTTGTTTTAAGAGGACATCACCTGTTATGCCTCAAGGGCTTTCAAGGATACGGATACAGTGAAGATTTTGTTAAAAACATGATTGAAGTCAATGCTAAAAGAAAATCTGAAAACACAATTATATCCCTTACAGATTCACCTGATGACATCTGCAAAGCCTGTCCTAATTTGAATAACGATCTTTGCGAAAACCAAACCCAAAATAAACGAATTGTTGAAATGGACAGAAAAGTGTTAAAAAAATTAAACTCATCAGAAGATTTTAATGCTCTGGAATTATTTGAAAAAATTGACACTATTTTTAATACGAAAGAAAGCGTTTCTAAAATCTGTTTTAATTGTTCATGGCATGATAAATGCTTATTTTATCAAAATTTATGA
- a CDS encoding V-type ATP synthase subunit F has translation MSSVAVIGDIDTVSGFRLGGVKKAEVANTSEEAIAAFDKFLQDEVSIIIITQVMANEIREYMNRKIGSDVLPMIIEIPDKDGSSEGSSDQINDLIKRVIGVEMVK, from the coding sequence ATGAGTTCAGTAGCAGTTATTGGTGATATTGACACTGTTTCAGGATTTAGGTTAGGTGGTGTCAAAAAAGCAGAAGTTGCTAACACTTCTGAAGAAGCTATTGCAGCTTTTGATAAATTTTTACAAGACGAAGTTTCAATTATCATTATTACTCAAGTAATGGCAAATGAAATTAGGGAATATATGAACAGAAAAATTGGTTCTGATGTTTTACCTATGATAATTGAAATACCTGATAAAGATGGCTCCTCTGAAGGATCCTCTGATCAAATAAATGACCTTATTAAAAGAGTTATCGGGGTAGAGATGGTTAAATGA